The DNA region TGAATTATTATTACAGTATGCTGGTGAAGGCCACATACTAAACGGCGGTACAGATGTGATTGTAAGAATGCATGAAGGACTAAGTGCACCTAAGGCCATAATTGATATCAAAGGGATTAATAGACTAAAAGAAATTACCTACGATGAAAAGGAAGGATTAGTAATTGGAGCCTGTGCAACTATGTATGAAATGGAGCAAAATAGAAATCTAGTGGAGAAATATCGTGTTTTAGCAGAGGCTAGTCATACAGTAGGGTCTTGCCAAGTAAGAAACCGTGCCACAATGGTAGGAAATATTACAAATGCGTCTCCTTTAGCAGATACAGCAACTCCACTATTGGCTATGGATGCTATAGTAAAGGTTTTTGGTCCAGAAGGACAACGAGAAATTTCAATTCATGATTTCTTTGTTTGGGTAAGGAAAACCTGTCTAAAAGAGGGAGAGATTGTTACAGGCGTAAAACTACCTGCATTTGGGGAAAAGGTTTTCGGTAGCTACCAAAAACATGCAAGGAGAGATGAAGTAGATCTATCTACAGTTTGTGCTTCTGTGGTGAAGGTAGACAGTTCTATACGGATTGCCCTAGGATCTGTAGCTCCAACTCCTATTCGTGCAAGAAAGGCAGAAGCTTTCCTTCTAGGAAAGGAATTAACAGAGAAAATAATTCAGGAAGCAGCTGAGATTGCTGTAAGTGAGACAACACCAATAGGTGATATTCGAGCATCTAAGGAATATAGACAAGAAATTATTAAGGTACTTGTAACAAGAGGATTAAAAGAAATTACAACCATGTAGGGGAGGGGAAAATTTTGAAATATGATATTAGCTTTATTTTAAATAACGAACAAGTACATATCAGTGTAGACCCACATAAAACACTTTTAGACATGATACGGGAAGATTTGGATTTAACTGGTGCTAAGGAAGGCTGTGGTGCTGGAGAATGTGGAGCTTGTACGGTCCTAGTAAATAATAGACCTGTAAACGCATGTTTAATGCTAGCTGTAGAAGCAGATGGCCAGGAAATTATAACTATTGAGGGACTATCAACAGGAGAAGAATTAGATGAACTACAAGAATCATTTATAGACCATGCAGCACTACAATGTGGGTATTGCACACCTGGCATGATTATGTCAGCTAAAGCGCTATTAATGAAAAATCCCACACCTACAGAGACAGAAGTAAAAAAGGCTATTAGTGGAAACTTATGTAGATGTACAGGATATAAGAAAATTATCGAGGCGGTTATGGATGTAGTAAATAAGAATCAGCAATAAAATTGAAAGGAGGAAAAAAATAATGAAATATATCGGTAAAAGCGTAAATCGTGTTGATGGAATTAAAAAGGTTACAGGAGAATTAAAATATGTAGATGATATGAAGCTTCCAAAAATGTTATATGCAGATGTAAAGCGAAGTCCCTACCCTCATGCCAAGTTATTAAAAGTAGATACGAGTAAGGCAGAGGCTTTGCCAGGAGTGAAGGCAGTTATTACAGGCAAGGATGTGCCTAATCGAGTAGGGCTTTATCTTGAAGACAAAACCTTTTTAGCTACTGATAAAGTTCGTTATAGAGGCGAGGCTATAGCAGCCGTAGCAGCTGAAACTAAAGAAATAGCAAAAATGGCAATAGATTTAATTGATGTAGAATATGAAGAATTACCAGTAGTAAGTAATGCTGTTGAAGCTTTAAAGCCAGATGCTCCTTTGGTGCATCCAGATTTAGGAGAATATCATTATGGCCCAATTTTTTTCCCAGAACCAGGTACAAATATAAGTAATCACTACAGAGTAAGAAAGGGAGATGTTGAAAAAGCTTTCGAGGAAGCAGAACATATTGTAGAAAATAGTTTCTTTGTGCCTCATATTCAACACAGTCCTATTGAAAATCATAGTGCCATTGCTCAAATGGATCGTGATGGGAGCTTAACTATTTGGTCTAGTTGCCAATCTCCATATGCAGTACGCAAGGCACTTTCTGTAGCTTTTGACTTACCATTAAACAAAATTCGTGTACTTTCACCAGCAGTTGGTGGTGGATTTGGTGGCAAGGCAGGAACAACCCTAGAGGGTATTA from Alkaliphilus flagellatus includes:
- a CDS encoding FAD binding domain-containing protein — its product is MKRFEYFKPKSLQEASELLLQYAGEGHILNGGTDVIVRMHEGLSAPKAIIDIKGINRLKEITYDEKEGLVIGACATMYEMEQNRNLVEKYRVLAEASHTVGSCQVRNRATMVGNITNASPLADTATPLLAMDAIVKVFGPEGQREISIHDFFVWVRKTCLKEGEIVTGVKLPAFGEKVFGSYQKHARRDEVDLSTVCASVVKVDSSIRIALGSVAPTPIRARKAEAFLLGKELTEKIIQEAAEIAVSETTPIGDIRASKEYRQEIIKVLVTRGLKEITTM
- a CDS encoding (2Fe-2S)-binding protein, which translates into the protein MKYDISFILNNEQVHISVDPHKTLLDMIREDLDLTGAKEGCGAGECGACTVLVNNRPVNACLMLAVEADGQEIITIEGLSTGEELDELQESFIDHAALQCGYCTPGMIMSAKALLMKNPTPTETEVKKAISGNLCRCTGYKKIIEAVMDVVNKNQQ